In the genome of Catharus ustulatus isolate bCatUst1 chromosome 1, bCatUst1.pri.v2, whole genome shotgun sequence, the window TACATCTGCTCTGAAATGAACTTTTTTAATTTGacaaaaccaattaaaaatgCGTCATTATTGAATACATTATTCTTTGGAATACTCATCACAGTGAAACAGAGATTAATGGAGAAATAATGCACAAGTATCTGAATGTGTGGTGTCTTTTATCCAGTGTCTATATTTATGAAATTCCATTAAGAAAATTTGACACAAAATGTCCACAACTCaccaatttttaacaaaatatttaaatttgctACAATTTGCTATTTATTAGTTTTGTCCACGCTCTCAGTCACCGtgtgattttttaataaaactaaaCAGAATAAATTGCTTTCAGCACTATATTTATACATTTACTCTTAGAACATGTGGCTTTTGAGTTGTTTTTACATCTCTTCCCAAAAACTTTATTTTGGATACAGCCCACAGCTTAGTGCAAGTTAGTGTGCTGTCCTGGTTACACCAGCTCCATACCTAGAATCacactgaaatacagaagaaagcaaaccttgtattttctgtcatttgaaATATATTGAGGGATccacaaaatcacagaactcACCTTGCAGCTTTAAAGCCTAAAAACATGTCACTAAATTCACATATTGGGAAGTCAAACAGACGTGAAACACAAAAATCTGCACTAAAGCTCTGTGTACACAAAGAATTTaacaaaaggaagcaaaagaaCTGGGGAACTCCTGAGAAGTTGCTGTCTGTGTCACAGTGATTAAATCTTTCAGGGGCTTCCTAATGACTATCATGATGAAAAACAACACCCATGAGTAGAATTTACAGCTCTTTTCagtaatttatcttttaaagCTTCAGAGGGGTAAtttcaaacccaaacctgaaAGTAAATCTTTAGTCTGTGGTTACAAATGTACTCACAAAAAACTCAACCATGATTTATCAGCCTTCTTTATTCAGAACTTATTTAGCAGACTGACCAAgaacaataatttcatttcattgaCAAAGGAAAGATTCTAAGGAAAAGTAGAGGAATGCAAGTGAGTATCTTTCtggtagattaaaaaaaaatagggttCACAGAATTTCAAGCCACTGAACAAACACAAGAGTTctcatatatatacacatacatatacacacacacatacacagatccagtatttttttattttcccctgaaGTGAGCTTGAATATTTCATCTAAAGTGTTCTattgaagaggaaaagaatttttttttctaaagtaatTCTCTCCAACGCTTTTTAAAGTTCACTGCAACAGCGGTAAAGGATTCTTCCCTCCCACATAATATCAGCATAAAAGAAGTTTCAGAGGTTATCACCAAAGGTGGTGAAATTGTAATATAATAAATTCAATTGTAATCAGCTGTACATTTATCTTTCTGACATGATTCCACTTGGGACAGTCAGTCTGCTTCCTGCACGCTTCTAAGTGCATGCAGAGAGCTCCAGAAGGATGGGGAGGCAAGGCAGCAACAGGGCAGAACATTCATTCACAGCAGGAAAGAAGCTGCCTTCATCAAAGCAGCATTTCCACCACCTGCTCCTTGGAGATACCAGAAAGCAAATTCTTTCTACTTGATGTAAGACAGCTACTGTTAATGCTACAAAAATAATGTGCAAAAGGGTCTGGCTTGCAGATGTCATGTAACAAGCTCGCTCCAGCTCCTAGAACATAGGCAAAAGAGGAATCTTAAACATGGCAAGAGAAGGGTATAGTCAAATTTTAAGCTGGCATTAAATGGGCATTTAACATAACTGAACCTTTACTTTCATTGTAAAACTCAGTAATGCTTTTGGCTGGCAACATTCTTCAAATCTTACTGAGGTACTTAAAGCACCAATAGGTGACAAAGTGGCATCCTTCTTGAAATCCTGTATGTTAAGATTACATTGGGCAAGGatctttcttttgcatttgaaaGTCTATAAGTAGTATTTCTCACTGTTAATAGTGAACAATTTCCATCTGTTTTACACCAAAGTTCAGTACTGTAGTAGAAGAGTGAGCATTCCAACTCACAGTTGCAGGTTTTAATATTATTTACTTTCCATTGTTTATTCTTACTGGACTATTCATTGAGATTTGCATAataatctttaaatattttccattaatgaCTCTCCCTCTTCCCAAGAAACTACATCGGTCACAAATGAACAGCTGGCTCTCTGAAAGCCCTCACAAACTTTTCTGACTACTAAGCCTGCACTTTTATGTAATGTTTATTACATAAACACCTCTCAATAtccattcttttttctttattgtgaaAGCAGAATGCTATTAAGTAATAGTCATAAGTTTGCATAAAGAATAGGAGCCCTCTGCCACACAACTGGACATTCACTTCTTAACGTATAGGTTTTTACGGAGTCTATTTCGTGACAACATTTTAGATCGCACACCTATTGCTATGTATCTTACTTACTATTTTACTGTAAAGCACTTTCTCATATGAACTTTCAAACATCTCACATACTTTGCCACAACCAGATCTCTGTTGACAAGAATTATGGAACATGAGAAGTGTCCTGGGAAAATGCCATTATATGATAATAATCTTTGAGACGTCTTGAGTATctgaaaaaattatcttcagtACTTTCAAAAGTGTCTTTCCAtttataagcaaaaaaaaaaaattaaaaatgcaaaatggaagataaatatttgtattacaTTTACAAGCatttatacacacatacatacatacatacaagCAGTTCCTACCAACTGCAAAGATTCATATATATGTGGTGAACCCACTACTCAGAAATACAatacacatataaatatttattttttattatttattaagcATCAGAATTATGACTGATGTTAAATAAAAGAAGTGACCAGAAACTAGAATCACAGACTAGAATTTTATACGTGATTCATGTATCTTATTCAGTATATCCCACATATTTTCTTCACAATCACAAAGCTCTTTTATCTCATGTTTTGTACACACTTGCTTCCATATTTCTTCAAACCTTTCATCTGCCACATTCATGCCCATATTGTGGAGAACTTGTTTAATCtacaaaaataatacaaaataatacaaTTCATGTAATTCTAGTCAGCATTTTGTTAAACTATACCGTGTGTGGCTTTTACATATTTAGCAATCTCTATTTGCCAAATAATATCTTCCCATCCTCATTGAAAGAAGTTCATATTTAAGTAAATCTGAATCTTATTGCAATGAAAGCTGTACAAAATTGTCTGTAATTAATACAGTAAAGTTGATACACTACTTCAACACTGGGAAAATATCAAATACAGAAGTGTCAGggaaaattaaatgcttttttacAAGCCCTAAATAAAGTTCTGTTTGTCCACTCTATTTTTGCTGTCTGCAGTTACCAACATAAATCAGATTATACTACTATCTGCATTTCACAGCATGAGTACTATACACAAGGTCATCAGCTAGTATAGATAAGAGGGTGAAGTGACTTCAAATGAAATGGTTCATGTCAGCTTTGAGCCTTGCTATCATTTTACACCAAAATACTTCAGCAGAAGGgacttttttcatatttttttcgCTCGGGTGCTTCCGGTTGCATGCCTCATTATACTGACCTGTTGACTCATTAGAGGAAGGTAACTTTAGAAGAATATTGATGCACCCTGCGCTTCTGTTAGTATCACCAAACATTCGGTTTCTTCAATTGTATCAtgtatgtgtgcacacatgtgTTATATTTATGTTTTAGAGACTTTATGCATGCTTTGATAAAATAAGACCTTCAACACAATCAAATCAACCTTTTTATACTGTCTTTGTATAAATATAGGCCTGGTCCTCAGTACAGCAAATCTTCAGTTTCATCTGAGCCAATAAATGAGAGTTTGTGCAAGCTGAaattgcaggaggaaaaaagggactgAATTCTATTTCTTTAAGCACAGGTGGTATTTCAGTCAAATCAGTCATATTACCCACTAGTAAAATAAACCAGATCTGATCCGGTGTCTTCAACAAGCCAGTAAAATCTAGAAGTTTAACTAGAAGCAATATTCCTTCACAGAACACCACTGCAGGGAGAGTAAAGGACTACATGCTCTCAAAATCTGGCTTCACCATGTTAAGAGAGAGCTCTGTCCTGACTCATCAATTGCTGTAAAATCATCACTGACCAAACCACAGACTAACATGTGCAGACAGGGTAAAACTCACTCTCACCTGTGATCAACAAAATCATGCTGAATACAAATTACACACTATTCCTCAATTATATAACTTCTCTTCAACAGACTGGAGAgaatttcagtgaagaaaacagCAAGCCCAAGAACTACTTTGCTCTTTCGCAACGAGTCACCTCATTAAACTATTTCATAAGATTTGCATTCATTTCTACCACATTATACAAAAATGGTATTAAATTACTCTGAGCTTATATCTAATAATTATATCATATAATCatataataatttctttacCCATGAAATTTTTTGAAACATTAATTATGCACATCAAAACAATAATCACAAAATGCCCAAACAGCCCATTTCATGAACATAGGGTATTTCAACAGACTCAGAGGTGGTTCTGCACTGAATTCTATATAGCTAGTATAGTCTACAATAGAGTATGACATCTCAGGACATGTAATAACTTCAAAGAACAATTCTATCTAGTGCCTGACAGATGTCATTGGCAGATGTAATTTGGCTTCTCAACGAAGCATGAATTCCATTTACTGTTAGCTATTTGCCGCATGCACACATTTCCTGCTTTCATAGCTAGATTATAAAGTGGTAAATGCTCATGCACACAACATTCTGACAAGGCGTCTGATGAGCATGACACCACACCTTTCCCCCCAGCCACTAACTAGCAACATTATTTTCCGTAAAATATATATTCAAGTTCCAGATCCACTTTCAAACATGACTGttgaatatttaatataatgAGTCGTAGAGACGAAGAGGTTGCCATGgcttcttttctcattttagaCTGGAATTTCACATTTCATTACAATTGTCTAATAAATTCTGTTTCAGGTAAAGAAGTtttctcttaatattttttccctataaattgtatacaaatataaaaacaaagtgTAAACCATACTGACAAAGAAGCAGCAAAGTTGTTTTAGTATTTACATGAGAGAAACTGGTCCATGAGAAAACAGAGTGGTAGGAGGCTGCAGATATATCAGAAAAATTGTGGAGTCCCAAGTAAACCCCTAGAGTCTCATGTCCCATCTTCATCTTCAGAATTACGAGACAGCATAGCATTGCTGTGTGACTCCCAATATCCTCCATCACTGTACAGATCATTTGTAGATCTGAGCCTACAACTGTGACTCAGCAGTGCTTTTTGCTGAATTTGTCATTAGCAAAACCTGCCAAGTTTGTCTGAGGAGAGACGCTCTTGGTAAAATTTTCCACTAAACACTCCTTTGtgatagaaattatttttagacaCCTGTAAAAATCTTCTTGTGGGACTTTTAAAGACATttaatggaatcacagaataacttAGATTGGAAGAGATCTTTGGAGATCATTCATCCAATGACATAAAGCGCGGCTAACTTTACTATTAAACCATGTTGCTTGAGACCTTGCTCAGAAATCTGAATAGGCTGGATCTCAATAAAATTAATATCTACCATCTTTATGAATAATTTAGAATGTGAAGAGTGCATATTTTTCATATAGCTGAATGGATGTAAAGCAAGATGGTAATGTTGCACTGTGAATATTACAACCTGTTTACTTGATGACTTCTCACTCCCACATGGCAAGCAGAACAATTATCTTGGAAGAATATTCTGAAGAAATTCACTATACCTCTGCTTTTggtctcttttttaaaatatctttttcataCACTCCTTTTTGACTGAAGACAGAAGGGAACAATATTGCAAAACTATTGCCCTGGTCACCATAATTAGTTGTGTCAGTGAGGCGGCGAATTCGAGGAGCAGGAATATCTGAACGAATAGTTGGAACACCACACACTGGATAACCTGTGAAAGTCAACCAACAGGAAGCATGGATAAATCGTGCCAGGAAGGATAAAACATTTAGCATGAAATAAGAAGAAACATGATGCTTGACCTAGGTTCAATAGCAAGttatataattttcttcctcctatatttttttacatttttagaaaTCCTGGCTTCAGCTACATTATGAAGTATGAAAACAAGGAATCTTGCGGTAATATGCTAGTACTTACTTACTTAATATTCCCAGCTGAAAGTATTTTAGGTAATTCCAAGGAGATATGGTCCTCTTAAAATTACTAGCATAATTTCTCAGACATCTAGATTAATTTCAATGTTTTGAACAGACTATCCCTTCCAACTTTCAAGTCCCAATCACAAAAAGAACTtagtttaaataaattaattcactATTTTACACTAGTAGAACCTGTAGCAATACTTTTTAACTTTGCTCCTGATTTTGTCTTAAATAATGCTCAGAAGTGAACAGTAGTCCACTGTACTTACAGGATGTTGGGATACCACCTACTACAGCATTATACTGAGAAGATGATGTTTGATAATTTGTATATACACGGTCTGTTGATCTTGTAACTGGTTTAGGCATCTCTTCTGAGCTTCCTGATCCTTTAAACTCAAGATCTTCCTGTTCCGGCAGCGGTTCATCCTCTTTCTTTGTGTCTTTGGGAAGATAGGCATCTAAATTTTTCCCTATATACAAAAGTTATGGTATAGCCAAGATATATTATCAACACATCATAGACTGAGAGGCAAAAAACTTTGCTTGAAGAACTGTAAAGGAGGTAACATAATTAATCTACATTTCTGATAACGCTTCTAAGGGATGTTTTACTTTCTGTTGATCTGTATTATTAAAGAAACATCCCAGTGACAATCTCAGTGTGCAACACAGAACTTCAGGACTCTGAAACACATCTGTACCTGAGACTCTGCTAGTAGTTAAATCACTCTCTAAATCCTACCCTTCTAAAGGACCACCTAGTTTACAACAGCAATGTTCTTTCAACAGCTATCCTAAGAACAAAGATCATCCCCACAATTTCTCAGAATTAAGGTATCTAccttttctaattattttttcttcaaactcTTTAACACCCGTTTTATCTTTCCAGTTCAGAAAGTTTGCAAAGTCCCGGTAATTAATCAGACCATCCTTATTCAAATCACAGCAGTCAAATAAGGAATCCAGGAGCTCATCATCTAGATTCACATTCAGTTGAAAAAAGATCCTTCGTAGGTTGTCCTTGTGAATGGTTCCATCACCGTTCtatcacaaataaaataaaacagttgtTATATTCTATGATCTTCTAACAGCCATCATAAAGTAACTTCACCAAAAGAAACACATACACGTGTTTATACGAGAGAAAGAGagcgagagagagagagaaatagcATCAACACACCATTTCAAGAAGAGTAATATTGCTGAGTAAAAAGATAAACCCTaatattttagaattaaaaatctgaatataAAAGTGTCAAAAAGTAATCTTCGACTTAAATAATACAGTGACTTGAGAGTAAAGATGTGACAGGCTATTGTGACAAGATAACAATCTAATCACAAACGTTGAGGAAAAGCCAAGATCTCTTTAAAAGTAAGACATCAATCACTCCGTATACATTACAATTACTGTTACATATGAAATGtcaattacaattttttttccagagagaataaaagaaaatatctgaaattctGATGCTTGGCAACTCAATCAAAAAGTACAGCTCGGAAGAACATATGAACATAATTCCTTCCACTGTTTTCCCCTTTTGAAGAAATGTCCGATTTCGATGTCCAAAAATTGTTAAGATTATTCCTGCTTGTGTGTCCCTTGCTCCCTCTAAACTGGATATTCCAAATAATATTATGAAAAGCTCCAAATACTATTGTGTCTAATTCCATAGCATATCACAGtagatgaaacaaaaaataactaTGAATTATTTTCACAGTTATAGTCTTCATCCATATTTACCTTGCTATGCTTGTGTTTCTTCATGTCAGTATCTCTACAGCACAAAAGGGCTAGCGTCACACATTCCTTCATGTTTATACCTTTTCAGAGCACTAACCTTATCAAAATGTCTCAATGCTTCTAGTAACACATCAAAATTCTCATAGTTAGCTTTCTTCAGACACTGCCGAACTGCAATCAGGATGACTCTTTCTCTGTCCTTCCCTCGGAGGAACTCACATGGAACCCGGACATGAAGAAGACCATTAACATCTATAAAAATGAGTAATTCCTTAATTAGTTATGCATATACACTGTTGAATAGCTGATACAGCCATTTCATTACAAAATCAAATGGTCTATATCACTATTTCTCTACTCACACACAGCTAATATCCAAAATTTTGGAGCATCATAAGGTAGCTTCACAAATCTATCCTCTGCTTCCAAAAACTTCTAAAAGCAGTAGTTGTTACTCAATGGCCAGATAATTGAGCAAAAAAGAACATATATTATCAATCTACCACTTCAAGTCTGTCATGTTCCAGATACTTATGAGAGCAAATTTAGTATTTTGGATAATTATACATCACTGGTTTCTAGAAAGGCAATGCACCATTTTTATGTCAGTGTTCCCATTTCTTATGTATCCTAACTTTATTAGTATTTCTAAACACTTTTAGCACACTGAGCTACACTCCCCACCTAAACTCTCAAGGTGACTTTCTAGAGTGAACGAAGTTCATTCAGAGCTCAGTAACAAACATGAGTAGCTCACCTAATCCCCCTCTAACAGCAGTGTACAAGCATTATTTTCTACTTGTTAATTATGAATTCTTTTGTTCGTATTATTTTCTACTTGTTAATTATGAATTCTTTAGTTCAGTTCCTTCAACTCTTCCTTATAGCATGAACTTTATTACACAACATAGTAGAACATGTAAAAGCTTATACACTCTTTGAACAGGCTTTCTCTGGTCCAGATTAAGTGGATGACTTTGATCCACTtcattgttttccttcccagttaCTGACTGCACTCCCTAATTATTAAACATAGTGTTAAAACATCATCAATCCCAACACTATTTGAGTTGACTAGCTTTCAAAATTTCATcgtaattaaaattaataggttttttaaaatttttactctGCTTTATATCTCCTTGCAATCTTCAAAAACTTATTATTCCTATTTATTGCATgttatttttactctttttataGAAGTGCTTGAGAAATCATTTAGAGGGAAGATGCATGATTGATTTAAATAGCCATTTTACTTTGTCACTTTGATGTCATTAAGGGTTTTCTGCCATTTCCCATTTTGTTACATTCAGATacaaaggcttttaaaaagaaaaaaaaaaacaaactagtATGATAATCCCAAACCTAAAGCTTCTTTATTTCTGacatttacttttttcccaCTAGCAACTTCAAATCCactcaaatttttatttcaaaaatttacTGTTGATAAATTTTTGTACCTTGCCTCTTAACATTTTAGGAAAACTGTATATACAACCAACATTTATTACTTCAACAGAGTTTCATCAGCAAGATAAGATGTTATATTGCCCTTGAACTTACCATTTTCATCTGGAGGGATCACCAACCCAAATGTATGGTCTGGGGGAACATTCATAGTATCTGCTATACTGTCAATAAGGacattttctttgttaattGTCGAACAGTTTATcaaaagtcaaaataaaatttcagctacaattaaaaaaaaaagtgattataTAATAGGGATAATACTCATAGTTCACCTGAAATTTGTTCATTAGGACTATGTTTTAATGCTATCATTCCAGAAAAGCATCCCTTTACAAAGCAGATTAGAACATTCCGTTTCTAATGCAACATATCCAAATGTAAAtatgacagtaatttcacgaccataaggcgcaccagattataaagcgcaccagattataaggcgcacctctgggagtcggcaaattttcgcaactttgtacattatataaggcgcactggactacaaggcgcactttttttttttgaagtgaggagctgcgccgcgtgcaacaaagtaacaaattagtaacggaatcgcacagattggtgtagcctttaaacgcagccccaggcaccctccccgtgctgcaggcctcagcactcctgcccgcccccagcaccagctggcaAGGCACGGTTTGGGGCTGCCACAGTCCGGGgcggcccggggctgcccgcggtTTGGGGCTGCCCATGGTTCGGGGAAGCTCAGGGTTGCCGTGGCGTGGCCGCAGTTCGCACCTCCGGGCTGCCTCGGGGTGGCCGCGGCTCGTGGCTCAGGGCTTCTGTGGCCACCGGCTCCCACCCGGCGCAGCTCCCACCCACCTCCCTCCCCGTCAggctcccagctgccagggccGCCTGTGGccaccagctccctccctccctgtgtggctcctgcGGGCTGCAgccgcccgctcccaccccccGCTCGCgactttgtccattatataaggcacaccagactataaggcgcacttcggGGTTCCggtcaaaattttagtcaaaagggtgcacctgataattgtgaaattactgtacattttgaACATTTATGctcatttaaaggaaaaacattctgtgccatttttccaaagaaaattatAGAAATGTATGACAAAAATACTTGTaatcaaataaaaagaatatttagaCAAAATCTCCAACTGAAATGTCTGAAATAAAGTACTTTTGGCTAAAGTGGAAAAATTGAATCACATGTCTGCATTTCCACACCCAATTTTGCATCTACCAAAACCAGAAACCAAGCCCATATCCATGTGGAAATCTTGGCTCAGGTCTATTTaccaaaaatagaaaattctgtTTGTGATATTAAAgaactgtttccttttttaattttaaaaagatgtaatgctcattttaataattaaataattaaaacactTATCCCGAATCAAAAACCACCATCAAAATTGAAAAGACAGTCAGTGCTTTGTTCTAgaagcacaaaacaaacaaaacccacacacagaaatggaaacacCACAATCTAAACACTACTatgtatgtttttcttttatcgTTTTCATAGCACACATAGGATGTGCATGGCATAAATTCACTAAATAAGATTGAGTTAGCCTGTATGTCTCATAATATTAGTGTTGGTGGGTTTCAGCCTGAACTGCAACCCATCCCTGACTGACCACACTGTTTCATGTTGCTCATGCTCCAGGTCTGTCTCACAGTATTCtgggacacagtgacagggagAGAAGAAACACGTATTTGTGTACACTCCTCACACAGAGAACACTTCTCCAGATCAACTTAAGCCTAGAATCTTGagtttaaaattaacttttgcTACCAAAGTCAATGACGCTGTTAGTGAGCCTTCAGTCCTATTTTTGCAGAAATCTAGAGCATCTGCAAAGACAGCCTTTGTATACATTCAGGAACCCTAGATTTGCAGCACACCTGGATCCTAGCCCCACTGTACCTTATGACTTCTGTCATGCTTCTTAAGCGCTGTTTTCTAAAATTACAAAACTGTCCCAGATTGATTCACAAATGTCAGTCATTCTCAAAGATTCAACGGAGACTGGTAAATGCTGCTAGGTAGTGACACAATTTAGTTCCACATccttttccaagaaaataataaagtgaGATTATAGATGATGTAACAAAGAAGACCAAAAGTAGTGTCAGAGTAAGCAAAATGGTCAAATCCCGAAACATTAGGTGAGATGTTTCAGGCTTTTCAAATCCTCCTAATTGCAAAatacagggggaaaaatgtCTTAAAGAGTGCTTGTCAGATACAGACCACTTAAACAGTAAGATCTAACTTCACTACATGGACACAGTACAGCCCTTATTAGTAACTTGTGTACTTAGCAGCCTAATTAGGGCAGGTATAAGGTCCTTTTCTATTAAATGACTGCTGCCTTGGAAGCATTAATCACACAGTTATATTTTTTATCCAAGACATAAAAAGATGTTGGAGAAATGGCAAAAGTGAGTGAATTTTGTGCTTGATCTATTTGTAAGAGACGGTATCTTTTCTTACTTACGGATCGTGAACTTTTCCAACCAGATGCTggtatttttccttgaaatcaTCACTTCGTTTCGACACAAGGTGTGGTGCTCTCTTCCTAAACATTGCAAAAATAACTCCTGcatatatttgtttaaaatattcaagagtgtttcagtaatattttaaaatattgttctatattaaaagaaaacagcaactcCTCTCAACTTAGTAATTAAAACATCTTGCTGGTTAAAATCAAAGGGCTTTACATAATGCTTAAGAAATGCCAAGTGCTGTTACATGGTAAAAGTTATTTGGATAAACTGTTCTGAAAATCTCATCTTGCATTTTCTGTTCAGTTCAATACAGCTAAGGATAGGATTGTGAGATGTtcaattttcttaaaatatgaaGACCCACTCTTCCTAATAATTCATCTCATTAACTGACTAGCTAACTCATTGCAACTTACGAATCCAGGTCCAAGATCCAATTTAAGGTCTCGGCTGTATTTCGCCCATCTTCATAGTGAGGGGTTTCCATTCCATAAATAAAAGACTTGTTGAAGTGTGAGTTATACTTCCTATTGACTGGTTCCCCTGTAGCAAAAGTAGGCACTTCAACCTGTGTAAAACacctcaggaagaaaaatgcaaccAGTATCTTCATTCTTAAGACAAAACAATGAAGAAACAAAGGCAAATAACTAACAAACCTGTTCAAACTTGTTTATTGAGTAGTTAGGAACAATCTAATTGTCAAAAGTGAAgataaaaggcaaaataaaaagcaaaaactgcTTCAGTTGGATATTCCTTTATGTCTGATTGAAGACAAGTCCAACAGAACAAATGAAACCATGGTGAGCATCATGCAAACAAATTGTTTTATAATATCTATACTTGAGCAGAAATGTATACTATttgatttattgtttttaaaaaaggcaaaataaaatttcacgTGCTGCATTTTCAGATATACTCTtactgtgtcttttttcacagaaacaaaggtctttcttttccttcaaggTCTTTTCAATCACCTTGTAAAAAGACTggtaattaaaattttcaaaaatattattcacTGCATGTTTTCTAATGAGGGCTTCATATGGCTATATGGCAGCACGGAATTTTTACACTCTTTGTGGGGCACAtagttgactttttttttctgtcagtctGTTTCTGACTGATCTAGTTGATGTAAGTTACAAAagagacagaaacagaaaatggatAATTTCATGAAAGCACCCAAGAAAGGCAGGGAAGACGGTGGATATAGTTACAGATCTGGCCAATTTATACCAATACTATTTACAGTAGAATTTCCTCAGTGAGACAACAAAGTATTATAATTTCACATCTATGTAAGTATCCACACAAAATTTACATTTCTATTAACTGAAAATCATggaactgggaaaaaagagaagtggctttaaaaaaaaaaaaataggggcTACATTTTAGAGGG includes:
- the EFHB gene encoding EF-hand domain-containing family member B; the encoded protein is MAEQPAPCPEEAAPDNTPEPPTAGKLRPAGNTGVASCLKAMLPRPVTPTVVRKFRNTTDPAPGAKIIFYGTADDPDLATHLTHGIKSSSKHTVASLISPAAKSEFQEKLQDMKEAIYSSNREAPLGRSHDQSSKLPEGLDIINTTFGIKVFKDLTAGEVVNPPKTFEEVDKEAREGHELYVLSHEDYDVGEPVNRKYNSHFNKSFIYGMETPHYEDGRNTAETLNWILDLDSKRAPHLVSKRSDDFKEKYQHLVGKVHDPIADTMNVPPDHTFGLVIPPDENDVNGLLHVRVPCEFLRGKDRERVILIAVRQCLKKANYENFDVLLEALRHFDKNGDGTIHKDNLRRIFFQLNVNLDDELLDSLFDCCDLNKDGLINYRDFANFLNWKDKTGVKEFEEKIIRKGKNLDAYLPKDTKKEDEPLPEQEDLEFKGSGSSEEMPKPVTRSTDRVYTNYQTSSSQYNAVVGGIPTSCYPVCGVPTIRSDIPAPRIRRLTDTTNYGDQGNSFAILFPSVFSQKGVYEKDILKKRPKAEIKQVLHNMGMNVADERFEEIWKQVCTKHEIKELCDCEENMWDILNKIHESRIKF